The Bradyrhizobium sp. WBAH42 genome includes a window with the following:
- the istB gene encoding IS21-like element IS1631 family helper ATPase IstB yields the protein MMTMPEIERCLRQLRLSGVRDTLQTRVLQAQGANQPFLETFSLILQDELDRRQSRLIERRYQQSGLDEKLTLAEFDWTFNPRLPRQTCFQLHTLAFIAAGENALLVGKPGTGKSYIAKAIAYQAILQSHKVQYLETDDFFHRYAMNSPAQREVRLRTIIDYDLLVLDDLFLARAIPDDAGALLQTLIHQRYKLRRSVIVTSNRVVQDWGTYLGDNTMSTTILDRLMHHCHLLEFDGRSYRLKEAAETLARETKAN from the coding sequence ATGATGACCATGCCGGAAATTGAGCGTTGCCTGCGACAGCTGCGCCTGTCGGGCGTTCGCGACACGCTGCAGACGCGCGTGCTGCAGGCGCAGGGCGCCAACCAGCCATTCCTCGAGACCTTCTCGCTGATCCTGCAGGACGAACTGGACCGTCGTCAGTCCCGCCTTATCGAGCGACGATACCAGCAATCCGGGCTCGACGAAAAACTGACGCTCGCCGAGTTCGACTGGACCTTCAATCCCAGATTGCCGCGCCAGACTTGCTTCCAGCTCCACACCCTGGCGTTCATTGCCGCCGGCGAAAACGCGCTGCTTGTCGGCAAACCTGGCACCGGGAAGTCCTACATCGCCAAGGCGATTGCCTATCAGGCGATCCTGCAAAGCCACAAGGTCCAGTATCTTGAGACCGACGACTTCTTCCACCGCTACGCCATGAACTCCCCGGCACAACGCGAGGTCCGGCTGCGAACCATTATCGACTACGATCTCCTCGTGCTGGACGATCTGTTCCTCGCACGCGCCATCCCTGACGACGCCGGCGCATTGCTGCAGACCCTGATCCATCAGCGCTACAAACTGCGCCGCAGCGTCATCGTTACCTCCAATCGCGTCGTGCAGGACTGGGGGACATACCTGGGGGACAACACCATGAGCACGACGATCCTCGATCGCCTGATGCATCATTGCCATCTGCTTGAGTTCGACGGACGCAGCTATCGGCTCAAAGAGGCCGCTGAAACTCTTGCCCGGGAAACAAAGGCAAACTAA
- a CDS encoding nuclear transport factor 2 family protein, with protein MDQQLLDRLAIRDLVENWAVWRDAGDWERFATVWHEEGWMSATWFQGPARDFMRVSQEGFAKGVRILHFLGGTSIDLAGERAIAQTKMTISQRGLVHDVLCDVVCTGRFYDFLEKRHDKSGTGKWGIVRRQPIYEKDRIDPVDPAATLRLDQTALAALPEGYRHLAYMQELIGYKVKRDMPGLAGAEVEKLYREGREWLAGKGEVDARQK; from the coding sequence ATGGATCAGCAACTCCTCGACCGTCTCGCCATCCGCGACCTCGTCGAGAACTGGGCGGTGTGGCGCGATGCCGGCGATTGGGAGCGCTTTGCCACGGTCTGGCACGAAGAGGGCTGGATGTCCGCGACCTGGTTTCAGGGGCCGGCGCGGGATTTCATGCGCGTCAGCCAGGAGGGGTTTGCCAAGGGGGTGCGCATCCTGCATTTCCTCGGTGGCACCAGCATCGATCTCGCCGGCGAGCGGGCCATCGCGCAGACCAAGATGACGATCTCGCAGCGCGGACTCGTGCACGACGTGCTCTGCGACGTCGTTTGCACCGGACGCTTCTACGATTTCCTTGAGAAGCGGCATGACAAATCAGGTACCGGCAAATGGGGCATCGTCCGCCGCCAGCCGATCTATGAGAAGGACCGGATCGATCCGGTCGATCCCGCCGCGACGCTCCGCCTCGACCAGACAGCGCTCGCTGCACTCCCCGAAGGCTACCGCCACCTCGCCTACATGCAGGAGCTGATCGGCTACAAGGTCAAGCGCGACATGCCGGGCCTCGCCGGCGCCGAGGTCGAGAAGCTCTATAGGGAAGGGCGCGAGTGGCTCGCCGGCAAAGGCGAAGTAGACGCCAGACAAAAGTAA
- a CDS encoding helix-turn-helix domain-containing protein, whose product MKSPSPDERRLADLLVEPRETLNVELKSWFDITNNNEHKALLAKAIIALANRGGGFVLIGFEKTDTGSGPASGRPASLSAFNTDAVNSIVSKFCDPKIHCDISIQVGPDGLSYPIIVVPGGHRVPIRSTRDGPNGGVIKQNSYYIRRIGPASEVPQDGQEWDALTAGSSPMRAKTCWISSARSWRAGARCALSPPRPSNWTRGSTPRARWQD is encoded by the coding sequence ATGAAATCACCGAGTCCCGATGAACGCCGCCTGGCTGACTTGCTGGTCGAGCCCAGAGAAACGCTGAATGTCGAGCTTAAGTCTTGGTTCGACATCACCAACAACAACGAACACAAAGCCCTTCTCGCGAAGGCAATCATCGCCCTTGCCAATCGTGGCGGCGGCTTTGTCCTAATCGGATTTGAGAAAACCGACACAGGATCAGGACCGGCCAGCGGGCGACCCGCCAGCCTGAGCGCATTCAATACTGACGCGGTGAACTCCATCGTCAGCAAATTCTGCGATCCCAAAATTCATTGCGACATTTCAATTCAGGTGGGGCCGGACGGCCTCAGCTACCCGATCATAGTCGTTCCAGGCGGACATCGAGTCCCCATCCGATCGACAAGGGACGGGCCGAACGGCGGTGTCATTAAACAGAACTCATACTACATCCGACGCATCGGGCCTGCGAGCGAGGTCCCCCAAGACGGACAGGAGTGGGATGCGCTTACCGCAGGGTCGTCGCCAATGCGCGCGAAGACCTGTTGGATCAGTTCCGCGCGATCATGGCGGGCGGGAGCGAGATGCGCCTTGAGCCCGCCCAGGCCGAGCAATTGGACGCGTGGTTCGACGCCTCGTGCCCGCTGGCAAGACTAG
- a CDS encoding DUF4145 domain-containing protein, with product MEEPDEPWSKPKRLYPLMSDRQLGFAVPEPIRAAFAEARACYTEARAHTACAIMCRKVLEGICESHGATGGNLAQRLKQLSESGQLDKRLFEWTDAVRLVGNEAAHDVSITVSREDAGDLLDLAEAVAEYLYTIKEKFEAFNKRRSAKASGKS from the coding sequence ATGGAAGAACCTGATGAGCCGTGGAGCAAGCCGAAGAGGCTCTATCCTCTGATGAGCGATCGCCAACTCGGATTTGCAGTGCCCGAGCCGATCCGCGCGGCCTTTGCCGAAGCGCGCGCCTGCTACACCGAGGCCAGGGCACATACCGCTTGCGCAATCATGTGTCGGAAGGTTTTGGAGGGCATCTGCGAGTCGCACGGTGCGACCGGTGGGAACTTGGCCCAGCGCCTGAAGCAACTTTCGGAATCGGGCCAGCTAGACAAACGCCTCTTCGAGTGGACCGATGCAGTGCGTCTTGTCGGGAATGAAGCCGCTCACGACGTGAGCATAACAGTGTCCCGAGAAGACGCGGGCGACTTGTTGGATTTAGCCGAGGCGGTTGCCGAATATCTTTACACAATCAAAGAGAAGTTCGAAGCCTTCAACAAAAGGCGGTCGGCGAAGGCGAGCGGCAAGTCATAA
- a CDS encoding AAA family ATPase, with amino-acid sequence MQYIDRGLMPPPPPFQSKAAQAERNELLRHMRESSQRLSQTKPPSWQFHLAQEEILSALDRLFKGKCAFCESRAPLNARLFRPAEEAEPLAKSEFAHLYYAWLRTDWGNVYAVCSACAMAARNQFPVDRLDRGPLPTTAELEAFTNENYGLWRWPHRDRRQLLDPCKDRSFANHLSFSRSGDVQAFSRLGAQTIAVFNLDRPELVASRGTTFESHVQLLLSELERGIPPNVFDFPSLEYGGAWNLLLRRVLDRIGRRLDQSFRFRSDQIAIVIERIWSTPIGRLAIRDALQDVRGPVERATVPRPPARGEPRRLVGVHVKNFKALENLELTLPAPITQDASVGREAEASALLILGENAAGKSSILEAVALALTDDRTRSSVARSPISFILDPTLMGSEGLGSPGTASVRLNFEDGSELTLAISGHFAELGATDNLPPVFAYGAFRQYASRSPKKPPKGHIVTLFKSDSLLANPEEWLLGLPDDQFAMVVRALQRILIIEGDFEVVKRDVDNRRCLIITKFGSGPEERLISTPLKVVSSGFRSVLAMVCDVLAGLIALQPRSERKSFGEMEAVLLIDEVEAHLHPRWKMQIMAALRRVLPKATIIATTHDPLCLRGMHDQEVAVFNRTLKAEAAEADDLPVFVEPVLSLPNVENLTVEQLLTSDFFSMFSTDSPAAELNLAKLGDLIAREANGERLTDSEQITLTSLRREVADALPLGSSEVQRLVEEAVFTYIKRRRTLRSSQLETLKAETREFIVKALESY; translated from the coding sequence GCAGACCAAGCCGCCTTCTTGGCAGTTTCATCTCGCGCAAGAGGAGATCCTTTCGGCACTCGACCGGCTCTTCAAGGGCAAATGCGCCTTCTGCGAGAGCCGTGCCCCTCTTAATGCCCGACTTTTCAGGCCAGCAGAGGAGGCCGAACCCCTGGCCAAGTCAGAGTTTGCGCACCTTTATTATGCATGGCTCAGGACGGACTGGGGGAACGTCTATGCTGTTTGTAGCGCATGCGCGATGGCCGCCCGTAACCAGTTTCCCGTAGACAGACTGGATCGCGGTCCACTGCCAACCACGGCAGAACTTGAGGCCTTCACGAATGAGAACTATGGCCTCTGGAGATGGCCTCATCGCGACCGTCGACAGCTTCTCGACCCTTGCAAGGATCGGAGCTTTGCTAACCACCTAAGCTTTAGTCGTTCTGGCGACGTTCAGGCGTTCTCCCGATTGGGTGCCCAGACGATCGCGGTCTTCAATCTTGATCGACCAGAACTTGTCGCTTCCAGGGGGACGACCTTTGAGTCTCATGTTCAATTGCTTCTGAGCGAATTGGAACGTGGGATACCTCCCAACGTCTTCGACTTCCCGTCTCTTGAATACGGCGGCGCCTGGAATCTGTTGCTCCGGAGGGTTCTAGACAGAATTGGACGCCGGCTCGACCAGTCATTTCGCTTCCGGTCCGATCAGATCGCAATCGTGATAGAGCGCATCTGGAGCACACCCATTGGACGGCTAGCGATCCGAGACGCGCTGCAGGATGTCCGAGGACCTGTAGAGCGAGCTACAGTGCCTCGCCCTCCTGCCCGGGGCGAACCACGGAGACTAGTTGGCGTTCATGTCAAGAACTTCAAGGCACTCGAGAATTTGGAATTGACGCTCCCGGCGCCGATTACTCAAGACGCCAGCGTGGGACGGGAGGCAGAGGCATCAGCGCTCCTCATCCTCGGCGAGAATGCGGCCGGCAAGAGCTCGATCTTAGAGGCCGTTGCATTAGCGCTGACCGATGACCGTACGCGAAGTTCGGTCGCGCGCTCACCAATCAGCTTCATCCTGGACCCGACACTAATGGGATCAGAGGGCTTAGGCTCGCCAGGAACGGCCAGTGTGCGTCTTAACTTCGAAGATGGCAGCGAACTTACCTTGGCAATCAGCGGTCACTTTGCAGAGCTTGGCGCCACTGACAATCTGCCACCTGTTTTCGCTTACGGCGCGTTTAGGCAGTATGCAAGCCGTTCGCCGAAGAAGCCCCCAAAGGGCCACATCGTTACGCTCTTTAAATCAGATTCCTTGCTAGCTAACCCTGAGGAATGGTTGCTCGGCTTGCCCGATGATCAATTCGCAATGGTCGTTCGCGCTCTCCAGCGCATTCTGATTATCGAGGGCGACTTCGAAGTCGTGAAGCGCGATGTTGATAATCGGCGGTGCCTGATCATCACCAAGTTCGGGAGCGGTCCGGAAGAACGACTGATCAGCACACCCCTGAAAGTCGTTTCGTCCGGCTTTCGCTCCGTACTTGCGATGGTCTGCGACGTTCTAGCCGGGCTGATCGCCCTTCAACCTCGCTCAGAACGAAAGAGCTTTGGAGAGATGGAGGCCGTCCTTCTTATCGATGAAGTCGAGGCTCATCTTCACCCGCGGTGGAAGATGCAAATCATGGCAGCACTGCGGAGAGTGCTTCCGAAGGCCACGATAATTGCGACGACCCACGATCCGCTGTGTCTACGAGGTATGCACGATCAAGAGGTAGCGGTCTTCAATCGCACCCTAAAGGCGGAGGCAGCAGAAGCAGACGATCTCCCAGTCTTTGTCGAGCCCGTGCTATCGCTTCCAAATGTTGAGAACCTCACAGTAGAGCAACTCTTAACTTCGGACTTCTTTTCTATGTTCAGCACCGACTCGCCGGCGGCCGAACTCAATCTTGCTAAACTCGGAGACTTGATTGCACGTGAAGCGAATGGTGAAAGGCTCACCGATTCTGAACAGATTACGCTCACGAGTCTCCGCAGAGAGGTTGCCGATGCGCTTCCGCTGGGTTCGTCAGAGGTGCAACGTTTGGTCGAGGAGGCGGTCTTTACCTACATTAAACGGCGACGCACTCTCCGATCTTCTCAGCTCGAAACTCTCAAAGCCGAAACGAGGGAGTTTATCGTGAAAGCTTTGGAGTCCTATTAG
- a CDS encoding endonuclease has product MKRKPFPFQAYKAENVKKRLEELFHGKCAYCESRYAFQAPVDVEHYRPKGRVEGEPNHPGYWWLAADWANLLPSCLDCNRRRKQVAPVVSATLTVLYEAMQTGKQDSFPVLGARALHEPDDLVTEQPLLLDPTRDEPDEHLAYWVHGDSSAGLVYPASVLRATQAAPVLPAADEDTTAVVNHAAAAGVSIRGAVSIQVYGLNRLRLVQERARLLQQLRFLESVFLDISEVSRDLAAVNVTVARPELAGATDRLERLQRRILDQMQSLAAPTSPHSAVARAYLRDFRKRISLLPPT; this is encoded by the coding sequence GTGAAACGAAAGCCATTCCCATTTCAGGCGTACAAAGCCGAAAACGTAAAGAAACGACTGGAAGAGCTGTTTCACGGCAAATGTGCGTATTGCGAATCGCGCTACGCTTTTCAAGCGCCCGTTGACGTCGAACATTATCGACCGAAGGGCCGAGTGGAGGGCGAACCGAACCATCCAGGTTACTGGTGGCTAGCAGCCGACTGGGCCAACCTTCTTCCAAGCTGCCTTGATTGCAATCGCCGCCGGAAGCAAGTCGCGCCAGTCGTCTCCGCAACCCTGACCGTGCTCTATGAGGCAATGCAAACTGGGAAACAGGACAGCTTCCCGGTGCTCGGCGCTCGAGCCTTGCATGAGCCAGACGATTTGGTTACCGAGCAGCCGCTGCTTCTAGATCCTACACGTGATGAACCGGACGAGCACCTTGCCTATTGGGTGCACGGGGACAGTTCGGCGGGGCTCGTCTATCCAGCTTCGGTTCTCAGGGCAACCCAAGCGGCCCCCGTTTTGCCAGCAGCGGATGAGGACACTACTGCTGTTGTCAACCACGCCGCGGCTGCAGGGGTAAGTATCCGTGGAGCCGTTTCGATTCAGGTCTACGGCCTGAATCGTTTGCGCCTCGTTCAGGAACGTGCGCGCCTGCTGCAGCAGCTTCGATTCCTCGAAAGCGTATTTCTGGACATCAGCGAGGTGTCTCGCGATCTCGCGGCGGTTAACGTTACGGTTGCGCGACCGGAACTTGCTGGAGCAACAGATCGTCTCGAGCGACTTCAGCGTCGCATACTGGATCAGATGCAATCACTGGCCGCGCCAACTTCGCCTCATTCAGCAGTCGCCAGGGCCTATCTGCGCGATTTTCGGAAGCGGATTAGTTTGTTACCTCCAACATAG
- a CDS encoding DEAD/DEAH box helicase has translation MIRAAFIGIDRHRDPLVGDLNGAVRDAQALWAVLTDSIDDMQAALIVDDGATHAEVTRALDSTLDAAGPDDVVLISFAGHGTPDHRLVVTDTSASDIPATTISMEIIAERFRQTRARAVVMLLDCCFSGGAPARVLDLGVVPRAVGMPLAEVAGQGRVLFAASAPDQPALEDHQTRHGLFTKAILDKLLAGGPVSVVGMVDDVVRAVRANAGRMGYEQTPVMFGFVEGELSLPGCRRGPNYLAAFPEYAPIRTTGDFGELAGYGIPAATLHAWHQRYPGGLNSLQIAAINDHNVLGGNSLLTVAPTSAGKTFIGEIAAIKAISEGRKAVFLLPYKALVNEKYEDFSALYGEQLHLRIARCSGDWQDQVVEVMRGKYDLAFFTYEKFLGMALAAPHILNQIGLVVIDEAQFITEPGRGMVVELLLTYLLSARARGVAPQVIALSAVIGDINGFERWLGCNLLVTTQRPIPLIEGAIDRTGAWTFRREAESLRTEQLLRHGAIQQRRDRPSDQDVIVPLVRHLVQQGEKVIVFRNQRGSSAGAANYLAAELGLPPAANVIANLPEGDPSAMSRNLRQALQGGVAFHHGDLNREERVAVERGFRQADGGIQVLVATSTVAAGVNTPASTVIIVETAFQSANGPQPYTVAQYKNMAGRAGRLGYETEGKAILVADNAMERNQLVLNYVEGRPEPLRSSFDEGAPGTWVVRLLAQVREAPRAAVIDMVANTYGGYLANLRDPRFRDRMTDTLARLLDRMIADGLVDQDGDRIRLNMLGRACGESPLSLESAMRLVEVLRRVRPEEPTPEALAVMLEVLPERDEDYTPQIRQGEPRWQQAASQRFGYNLANVLRTRAGSDKEYYARCKRALIVADWIDGIPSADIEARFTVNPFSSVGHGDIRGFADGSRFLLESAMRITSIVLQVGMNEEANAAFFKRLEFGIPAGALPLLELGVELNRGELLLLWQRGIRTREDVARLAQQELQDLIGAKGRRLLQAVAA, from the coding sequence ATGATCCGCGCGGCGTTTATTGGCATTGATCGACACCGCGACCCTCTTGTTGGTGACCTGAACGGCGCGGTTCGCGACGCGCAGGCGTTATGGGCCGTCCTGACGGACTCGATTGACGACATGCAAGCGGCGCTCATCGTCGATGACGGCGCGACACATGCCGAGGTGACGAGGGCGTTGGACTCCACGCTCGATGCGGCCGGGCCGGACGATGTGGTGCTGATCAGTTTCGCCGGCCACGGGACACCCGATCACAGGCTGGTCGTAACCGACACGAGCGCGAGCGACATCCCCGCCACCACGATCAGCATGGAGATAATCGCGGAGCGGTTTCGGCAGACTCGTGCGCGGGCGGTGGTGATGCTTCTCGACTGCTGCTTCAGCGGCGGCGCGCCGGCACGCGTGCTTGACCTCGGGGTTGTGCCGCGGGCCGTTGGCATGCCGCTCGCCGAAGTCGCGGGCCAGGGGCGTGTTCTCTTCGCTGCATCCGCGCCCGATCAGCCCGCGCTAGAAGACCACCAGACGCGGCATGGCCTCTTCACCAAGGCGATCCTCGACAAGCTCCTGGCGGGCGGTCCTGTGAGCGTTGTCGGCATGGTCGACGACGTGGTGCGGGCCGTGCGCGCAAACGCTGGACGGATGGGCTACGAGCAGACGCCGGTCATGTTCGGCTTTGTCGAGGGCGAACTGTCACTGCCCGGGTGTCGACGCGGCCCAAACTACCTCGCGGCCTTCCCCGAGTACGCGCCCATCCGCACAACGGGGGACTTCGGCGAGCTTGCGGGCTACGGGATTCCGGCCGCCACGTTGCACGCATGGCATCAGCGCTATCCCGGCGGCCTCAACTCCCTTCAGATCGCAGCCATCAACGACCACAATGTGCTTGGCGGCAATTCCCTGCTGACTGTCGCGCCAACCAGCGCCGGCAAGACGTTCATCGGCGAGATCGCGGCTATCAAGGCTATCAGCGAGGGCCGCAAGGCCGTCTTCCTGCTGCCCTACAAGGCGCTGGTGAACGAGAAATACGAGGACTTCTCCGCGCTCTATGGCGAGCAACTGCACCTGCGCATTGCCCGGTGCAGCGGCGACTGGCAGGACCAAGTCGTCGAGGTGATGCGGGGCAAGTACGACCTCGCCTTCTTCACCTATGAGAAGTTTCTCGGGATGGCGCTGGCCGCGCCCCACATCCTCAATCAGATCGGCCTCGTTGTGATTGACGAGGCGCAGTTCATCACCGAGCCCGGCCGCGGCATGGTCGTGGAGCTTCTCCTGACGTACCTCTTGAGCGCGCGAGCGCGCGGGGTCGCGCCGCAAGTGATCGCGTTGAGCGCCGTGATCGGCGACATCAACGGCTTCGAGCGCTGGCTGGGCTGCAATCTGCTCGTGACCACGCAGCGGCCGATTCCGCTGATTGAAGGGGCCATTGACCGCACAGGCGCTTGGACCTTCCGACGCGAAGCGGAGAGCCTGAGAACCGAACAACTCCTGCGGCACGGCGCGATCCAGCAACGCCGCGACAGGCCTTCAGATCAGGATGTGATCGTGCCGCTCGTGCGCCATCTAGTCCAACAGGGCGAGAAGGTCATCGTATTCCGGAATCAACGCGGATCATCGGCGGGAGCCGCAAACTACCTTGCCGCCGAACTCGGGCTGCCGCCCGCGGCAAATGTGATCGCCAATTTGCCCGAAGGCGATCCCTCGGCGATGTCGCGAAATCTGCGGCAGGCCTTGCAAGGGGGCGTCGCCTTCCACCATGGCGATCTCAATCGCGAGGAACGGGTGGCGGTGGAGCGCGGCTTTCGGCAGGCCGATGGCGGGATTCAGGTGCTTGTTGCAACCAGCACTGTCGCCGCGGGCGTGAACACGCCGGCCTCAACGGTGATCATTGTGGAGACGGCCTTCCAAAGTGCAAACGGGCCGCAGCCCTACACGGTAGCGCAATACAAGAACATGGCGGGCCGCGCCGGCCGCCTCGGTTACGAAACTGAAGGCAAAGCGATCCTGGTCGCCGACAACGCGATGGAGAGGAATCAGCTAGTGCTGAACTATGTGGAGGGCCGCCCCGAGCCGCTGCGCTCGTCCTTCGATGAAGGAGCCCCCGGCACTTGGGTCGTTCGCTTGCTGGCGCAAGTTCGTGAAGCGCCCCGCGCCGCGGTCATCGACATGGTCGCGAACACATATGGCGGCTACCTCGCGAACCTTCGTGACCCACGCTTTCGCGATCGGATGACAGACACGCTCGCGCGCCTGCTTGACCGCATGATTGCGGATGGCCTGGTCGATCAGGATGGCGACAGGATTCGCCTCAACATGCTCGGACGCGCATGCGGCGAGTCTCCGCTGAGCCTCGAATCCGCGATGCGCCTAGTGGAGGTATTGCGCCGAGTGCGCCCGGAGGAGCCAACCCCGGAAGCGCTGGCCGTGATGCTTGAGGTGCTTCCCGAGCGTGACGAGGACTACACGCCGCAAATCAGGCAAGGCGAGCCGCGGTGGCAGCAAGCCGCCAGTCAGCGGTTCGGCTACAACCTTGCCAACGTGCTGCGGACGCGAGCCGGCAGCGACAAAGAATACTATGCGCGATGCAAGCGCGCCCTGATTGTCGCCGATTGGATCGATGGCATCCCAAGCGCCGACATCGAGGCGCGGTTCACGGTCAACCCGTTCTCCTCAGTCGGCCATGGCGACATCCGCGGTTTTGCTGATGGCAGCCGGTTCCTTCTGGAGTCGGCCATGCGGATCACCTCAATCGTGCTGCAAGTCGGCATGAACGAAGAGGCCAACGCGGCCTTCTTTAAGCGCCTGGAATTCGGCATCCCGGCCGGTGCGCTTCCGCTGCTGGAGTTGGGTGTTGAACTTAACCGGGGCGAACTGCTGCTCCTTTGGCAGCGGGGCATTCGCACGCGGGAGGATGTCGCCAGGCTGGCGCAGCAGGAGTTGCAAGACCTGATCGGGGCCAAGGGTCGACGGCTGCTTCAGGCCGTCGCCGCCTAG
- a CDS encoding response regulator has product MSRSQVVAEHLPLLRRYARALTGSQASGDAYVAAMLEAMLGDPSVLDESHGPRAGLFRLFTQIWNSVSINDDAEVTTLPMPPERRLSNITPLPRQAFLLLSLEGFSEEEVAFILGTDVAETRRLADAAGREMAAEIATDVLIIEDETFIAMDLESLVKNLGHNVVGVARTHADAVALAKNRRPGLILADIQLADGSSGLDAVNELLRTFEVPVVFITAYPERFLTGERPEPAFLISKPFQPAMVSAVASQALFFQRNSRNRTPKAPAA; this is encoded by the coding sequence ATGTCCCGTTCACAGGTAGTTGCTGAACACTTGCCGCTGTTGCGCCGGTACGCGCGGGCTCTGACAGGCAGCCAGGCCTCCGGTGACGCCTATGTCGCCGCCATGTTGGAAGCCATGCTGGGCGATCCCTCGGTGCTCGACGAGAGCCATGGGCCCCGGGCCGGCCTGTTCCGGCTGTTCACCCAGATCTGGAATTCGGTCTCCATCAATGACGATGCCGAGGTGACGACCCTGCCGATGCCTCCGGAACGGCGGCTGTCGAACATCACCCCGCTGCCGCGACAGGCCTTCCTGCTGCTCTCGCTCGAGGGCTTTTCCGAAGAGGAAGTCGCCTTCATTCTCGGCACCGACGTCGCCGAGACGCGCCGTCTTGCCGACGCAGCCGGACGCGAGATGGCCGCCGAGATCGCCACCGACGTGCTGATCATCGAGGACGAGACCTTCATCGCCATGGATCTCGAGAGCCTCGTTAAGAATCTCGGCCATAACGTCGTCGGCGTCGCCCGCACCCATGCCGATGCGGTGGCGCTTGCCAAGAACAGGCGACCTGGCCTGATCCTCGCCGATATCCAGCTTGCCGACGGCTCGTCGGGCCTGGACGCCGTCAACGAGCTGCTGCGCACCTTCGAAGTGCCGGTGGTGTTCATCACCGCCTACCCGGAGCGCTTCCTCACCGGCGAGCGTCCCGAGCCGGCGTTCCTGATCTCAAAGCCGTTCCAGCCCGCGATGGTGTCTGCGGTGGCGAGCCAGGCCCTGTTCTTCCAGCGCAACTCGCGCAACCGTACGCCGAAGGCGCCGGCGGCGTAA